The following coding sequences are from one Arachis hypogaea cultivar Tifrunner chromosome 7, arahy.Tifrunner.gnm2.J5K5, whole genome shotgun sequence window:
- the LOC112701596 gene encoding uncharacterized protein has translation MADVPPPSLSKLMRMVAELQQANQRMADENQIMATQIAELNHARIEHNDAHRQQAKDEEHQSQPTHVSETARGEEQQSEDEKEESDDLVGPFTEEVMNFELPKRFTLPLTLTPYDGLGDPRKFLKKFRSIMIVNGASDTVLCRCFLNYLDGPALDWLCALSAGSISRSYQLTKLFEEHFAGSAIYLHDSDYLNTIKQGPNESLKDYMTRFTKVAISIPDLHPEVHLHAIKSGLRPGKFQETIAIAKPKTLAEFREKAKGQIDIEELRQARKSDKSHFREEDKSSTTKKSFKLTPRFDSYTQFNTKREDIIKEILNSKLIKPPRKAGTYQDAKNVDKSKYCAFHQKHGHNADDCVVAKDLLE, from the coding sequence ATGGCTGACGTGCCGCCTCCTTCACTGTCCAAACTCATGCGAATGGTGGCTGAGCTACAACAAGCCAATCAACGAATGGCTGACGAGAACCAAATAATGGCTACCCAAATTGCTGAACTAAATCATGCTCGGATTGAGCACAACGATGCTCATCGCCAGCAGGCAAAAGACGAGGAGCATCAGTCCCAACCCACTCATGTTTCGGAGACCGCTCGAGGCGAAGAGCAGCAATccgaagatgaaaaagaagagtcCGACGACCTTGTAGGTCCCTTCACAGAAGAAGTGATGAACTTCGAACTGCCGAAGAGGTTCACTCTGCCGCTGACCCTCACCCCTTACGATGGACTCGGAGACCCGAGGAAGTTTCTAAAGAAGTTTCGATCAATAATGATCGTCAATGGTGCATCAGATACAgttttatgtcgttgttttcTGAATTATTTAGACGgccctgcacttgattggttgtgTGCTTTGTCTGCAGGTTCCATTTCACGGTCTTACCAGTTGACGAAGTTATTTGAAGAGCATTTTGCCGGATCCGCAATATACTTGCACGATTCCGATTACTTGAACACTATCAAGCAAGGGCCAAACGAAAGCTTAAAGGACTACATGACCCGCTTTACCAAGGTTGCGATCAGCATACCAGACCTCCATCCCGAGGTCCATCTACACGCAATTAAAAGCGGCCTCCGACCCGGAAAATTCCAGGAGACAATCGCAATAGCCAAACCAAAGACTCTAGCAGAATTTCGAGAGAAGGCAAAAGGACAAATTGATATCGAGGAGCTCAGACAAGCTCGGAAGTCCGACAAGTCACACTTCCGCGAAGAAGATAAGAGCTCCACCACTAAGAAAAGTTTTAAACTAACACCTCGATTTGATTCTTACACGCAGTTTAACACTAAGAGAGAAGACATAATCAAAGAGATCCTGAACTCCAAATTAATCAAGCCACCGAGAAAGGCCGGCACATACCAAGATGCAAAGAACGTGGACAAATCGAAGTACTGCGCTTTCCACCAGAAACACGGCCACAATGCTGATGATTGCGTGGTCGCCAAAGACCTTTTAGAATGA